From Eremothecium sinecaudum strain ATCC 58844 chromosome V, complete sequence, a single genomic window includes:
- the HSF1 gene encoding stress-responsive transcription factor HSF1 (Syntenic homolog of Ashbya gossypii AFL085C; Syntenic homolog of Saccharomyces cerevisiae YGL073W (HSF1)) → MENHTTSIDEASPTERIINMNEVLSTAAPLKDSGDGGSVNERHTDDNGKLESNVPIIEDVINRSLDPSEILVPHSGNEEVEDDIGSAMMAPFSPILRHQQVSLNSTSTPGEHIFRRGTPLNLYSNATDVGTEHPATLHSTTTLLPYNLRSSKLLSNKPQQLLNRSSQQVNRSTPVNSPGCNAPAKKKLTTTKTKPAFINKLWSMVNDPVNQSLIHWSDDGKSFIVTQREQFVHEILPKYFKHSNFASFVRQLNMYGWHKVQDVKSGSIQSNSDDRWEFANENFIRGREDLLNKILRQKSNSTSKDGPYGMSVNSSGNNNLSGVLISNGDEVDITILITELETVKYNQMAIAEDLRRISKDNEMLWKENLLARERHQNQQQALEKIVKFLSSLYGSNTTRLLSDHLFHEQPTSAMNAQSAMGMPSMQMSEAAETQGTGTTDNSIMVPFSHRLRPRLLLKHRMTPASSSSSTAEWIMDSPSQDAAASAPPEPSPNAAKAARRIHEVNSDNSVHADVDHDSFFQDLQDNIDRQGESIQEIQDWIDKLSPKEVVLSGGSPENYRARFDPQEYLSAPIPQLSFTPTAIDDLSPVPSTNKRPLDDEVEDIPHISSVTASANKRLKDHQIDR, encoded by the coding sequence AACATGAATGAGGTACTTAGCACCGCTGCACCTTTGAAGGATTCGGGAGATGGTGGATCAGTAAATGAAAGGCATACAGACGACAATGGTAAACTAGAGTCGAATGTGCCAATCATCGAGGATGTAATAAATCGTTCACTGGATCCGTCAGAGATACTTGTTCCACATTCTGGTAACGAAGAGGTTGAAGATGACATAGGTTCGGCAATGATGGCGCCGTTTTCACCAATACTACGCCATCAGCAAGTATCGCTGAATTCCACAAGTACTCCTGGAGAGCATATCTTCAGGCGTGGTACTCCACTTAACTTATACAGCAATGCCACAGATGTTGGAACTGAACACCCAGCGACACTCCACTCCACTACAACTCTCCTACCGTACAATTTACGGTCATCAAAACTTCTTTCCAACAAGCCGCAGCAACTTCTGAATAGAAGCAGCCAGCAAGTCAATAGAAGCACTCCTGTTAATAGTCCCGGTTGCAACGCGCCTGCGAAGAAGAAACTTACGACAACGAAAACAAAACCTGCTTTTATCAACAAGCTGTGGTCAATGGTTAATGATCCAGTGAATCAATCGCTTATCCACTGGAGTGATGATGGCAAATCTTTCATCGTCACACAGCGTGAACAGTTTGTCCATGAAATTCTTCCCAAGTATTTTAAGCACTCAAACTTTGCATCTTTTGTAAGGCAGTTAAACATGTACGGTTGGCACAAAGTCCAGGACGTGAAATCGGGCTCTATACAAAGTAACAGCGATGACAGATGGGAATTTGCAAATGAAAACTTCATCAGAGGCAGAGAAGATTTGCTCAACAAAATATTGCGGCAGAAATCGAACTCAACCAGCAAGGACGGGCCTTATGGCATGAGTGTGAATAGCAGCGGCAACAATAACCTGAGTGGCGTTCTTATTTCGAACGGCGATGAGGTAGATATTACAATATTAATAACGGAGCTAGAAACAGTGAAGTATAACCAGATGGCAATTGCAGAAGATCTTCGCCGTATTTCCAAGGACAACGAGATGCTATGGAAAGAAAACCTTCTTGCTCGCGAGCGCCATCAAAATCAACAACAAGCATTAGAAAAAATTGTCAAGTTTTTATCGTCGCTATATGGTTCAAACACTACCCGTTTGCTCTCAGATCATCTATTCCATGAACAACCTACATCTGCCATGAACGCCCAGTCTGCTATGGGAATGCCATCCATGCAAATGTCTGAAGCAGCTGAAACGCAAGGCACCGGAACAACTGACAACAGCATAATGGTGCCATTTTCGCACCGTCTGCGTCCAAGACTTCTTCTTAAACACAGAATGACACCTGCTTCGTCCTCTTCTAGTACCGCAGAGTGGATAATGGACTCCCCCTCCCAGGATGCTGCCGCGTCAGCTCCTCCTGAACCTAGCCCAAATGCAGCTAAAGCTGCGCGTCGAATTCACGAGGTCAACTCCGACAATTCCGTGCATGCAGATGTAGATCACGACTCTTTTTTCCAGGACCTACAGGATAACATCGACAGGCAGGGAGAATCCATCCAGGAAATACAGGACTGGATAGATAAGCTTAGCCCCAAAGAAGTCGTCCTAAGCGGCGGCTCTCCAGAGAACTACAGGGCTCGTTTTGATCCCCAAGAATATCTGTCCGCTCCAATCCCTCAGCTATCTTTTACGCCTACAGCTATTGATGACTTGTCGCCTGTACCGTCAACGAATAAGCGCCCGCTGGACGATGAGGTTGAAGATATCCCGCATATTTCTTCCGTTACCGCTTCCGCTAACAAAAGGCTCAAAGATCATCAAATAGATAGGTAA
- a CDS encoding HER081Wp (Syntenic homolog of Eremothecium cymbalariae Ecym_2207; not in Ashbya gossypii; not in Saccharomyces cerevisiae): protein MGIPLTLYTDEQLILNCKQTSDYLGGLSRQQDANTFIDENVVNDRWTLRRTASAANRNYSVSTGSFHMGSYWCAWNDIGNSCVIGNGATLPRVVQLAGLDVAREQPSCVVMLSDTELAYGTDHGKLVCTNIESGNVSEEIQLSNNPICRIWDDCNGGIVAMALAEATIYHFRRDRAFSVSHYRLQMNTEVTCADLSHDRQYLCVADDHRLYFFRWEARATPFRTLEVCQLGNLEHITRISWDPVDRQVLVVTNRRLLCYDVRDHVLSVVTGQPHNVVEWSPMGKLFVLGNYQYSTLLHLFEYTSCGSWSSLGFTDITTRFGVRDVQHMAVLKTQLYLLRGDYCASYCID from the coding sequence ATGGGAATACCCCTCACTCTCTACACGGATGAACAACTAATACTGAACTGTAAACAAACATCGGACTATTTGGGGGGTTTAAGTAGGCAGCAGGATGCAAACACTTTTATTGACGAAAATGTTGTGAACGACAGATGGACTTTGAGGCGCACAGCCAGTGCTGCAAATAGGAATTATAGTGTTAGCACTGGGAGTTTTCATATGGGGAGCTACTGGTGTGCGTGGAATGATATAGGAAACAGCTGTGTTATTGGAAACGGCGCAACACTCCCACGGGTTGTACAGCTTGCCGGACTAGATGTTGCCAGGGAGCAGCCAAGTTGTGTTGTGATGCTATCAGACACCGAGTTGGCGTATGGCACGGATCACGGAAAACTGGTCTGCACGAATATCGAGAGTGGAAATGTTTCTGAAGAAATACAACTCTCCAACAATCCCATCTGTCGCATTTGGGACGATTGCAACGGCGGCATCGTGGCTATGGCACTTGCAGAGGCAACTATTTACCACTTTAGACGTGACCGTGCTTTTTCGGTATCACACTACCGCCTACAAATGAACACAGAGGTCACGTGCGCAGACCTGAGTCATGATCGGCAATACTTGTGTGTTGCCGACGACCACAGGCTGTACTTTTTCCGGTGGGAAGCTCGCGCCACGCCATTCCGCACGCTTGAAGTGTGTCAGTTAGGCAACCTAGAACACATCACACGCATTTCCTGGGATCCGGTCGATAGGCAGGTTCTCGTAGTAACTAACAGGCGCTTACTTTGCTACGACGTCCGCGACCATGTTCTCTCTGTCGTCACCGGCCAACCCCACAATGTTGTAGAATGGTCTCCAATGGGCAAGCTCTTCGTCCTTGGTAACTACCAATATAGCACACTTCTACATCTGTTCGAGTACACCTCTTGCGGAAGCTGGTCATCCTTAGGTTTTACTGACATAACCACCCGATTTGGCGTCAGGGACGTCCAACACATGGCTGTACTAAAAACTCAACTTTACCTCCTCCGCGGCGACTACTGTGCAAGTTATTGCATCGATTAA
- the AFT1 gene encoding DNA-binding transcription factor AFT1 (Syntenic homolog of Ashbya gossypii AFL087C; Syntenic homolog of Saccharomyces cerevisiae YGL071W (AFT1) and YPL202C (AFT2)) has product MEYSPPDNWDLLSLLGSVIESPSISSMSEITENNNDSMTGVYADGVLQDACNVDQNINYMEASYNNVLSDQAIQSIKQQQNQNKLIHLDPIPDFKEKDEIKPWLQKIFYPQGIEIVIERSDKIKVVFKCKASKRSKGTDSSSHAGASASSTAQMSPAAQEEHQDSSENAIQRRKKKRAVSPFNTCPFRVRAAYSLKRKKWSIVVVNNGHSHVLKFNPDSDEYKRFKNKLREDKDWDAIKKFDELEYRSKFNLPTEPTPIPCDCGMTQEIESFSVVLPNNNILSAPTSIDVDRKIASMIHRRMGRKVTQRRSGLHCGIIKSKLNKETQLTESNTDTDIDIKGSSRSANSLKEAGSQEFSMADYLFQDSTEIDFTEVFLKPLSQLKQQQSVPTKDSQENAFSDNDMMTHDMSRSSNQMEGSSSPKSVYLGGSENWNMLEKILHEKPSSAISSSSVVPQHTKPHNQAMSRTSADSMQVDSSALLFDLSDISTPTTGASTMDPTYSLATTGDSSSAKFIRPVGAFSLNSQCPAAASASGTKASFNTLSQDPLTGYMGRDFNSTVTKSDVFEKVDESKHTSTETLENESHSNPDGYIWDDKVDFV; this is encoded by the coding sequence ATGGAGTATTCTCCGCCCGATAACTGGGACCTTCTTTCGCTTCTTGGGTCAGTTATAGAGTCTCCTTCGATATCGTCGATGTCGGAGATAACagaaaataataatgataGTATGACTGGCGTGTATGCGGATGGTGTTTTACAGGATGCATGTAATGTGGATCAGAATATTAATTATATGGAGGCGAGTTATAATAATGTGTTGAGTGATCAGGCGATCCAGTCGATCAAGCAGCAGCAAAACCAGAATAAGTTAATCCACTTGGATCCTATCCCTGACTTCAAAGAGAAGGATGAGATCAAGCCTTGGCTTCAGAAGATATTTTACCCCCAAGGTATTGAGATTGTGATAGAGCGTTCGGATAAAATCAAGGTTGTTTTCAAATGCAAAGCTTCTAAGAGGAGTAAGGGTACTGACTCCTCGAGCCATGCTGGAGCGTCAGCTTCTTCGACGGCACAGATGTCTCCTGCGGCGCAGGAAGAACATCAGGATTCGTCTGAAAATGCGATTCAACGTcggaagaagaaaagagCAGTGTCTCCATTCAATACATGTCCATTCCGTGTACGAGCTGCTTATTCTTTAAAGCGCAAGAAATGGAGTATTGTCGTTGTAAATAATGGTCATTCTCATGTTTTAAAGTTTAATCCAGATTCGGACGAATATAAGAGGTTTAAAAACAAACTTCGTGAGGATAAGGATTGGGATGCGATCAAGAAGTTTGACGAGTTGGAGTATAGGAGTAAGTTCAACTTACCTACTGAACCGACGCCGATTCCCTGTGATTGTGGTATGACACAAGAAATCGAATCGTTTAGCGTAGTGTTGCCCAACAATAACATATTAAGCGCACCCACTTCGATAGATGTTGATAGGAAGATTGCGTCGATGATACATAGACGTATGGGTCGAAAGGTAACGCAAAGGCGGTCAGGCCTGCATTGTGGTATTATCAAGTCGAAACTGAACAAAGAAACTCAATTAACGGAAAGTAATACGGATACGGATATAGATATAAAGGGTAGCTCTCGATCAGCTAATTCATTGAAGGAAGCGGGATCACAGGAATTTTCGATGGCAGATTATTTGTTCCAAGATTCCACTGAAATTGATTTTACAGAGGTATTTTTAAAGCCCCTGTCTCAACTGAAGCAACAGCAGTCTGTACCTACTAAGGACAGTCAGGAGAACGCCTTCTCGGATAATGATATGATGACCCACGATATGAGCCGATCCAGTAATCAAATGGAAGGTAGTTCCAGTCCTAAGTCAGTTTACCTTGGAGGTAGTGAAAATTGGAATATGCTTGAGAAAATATTGCATGAAAAACCTAGCTCTGCTAtatcctcttcttctgtagTACCGCAGCATACTAAGCCTCATAATCAAGCAATGTCACGTACATCCGCCGACAGCATGCAAGTTGATTCATCTGCCCTTCTTTTTGATCTTTCTGATATCTCGACACCAACTACAGGAGCGTCAACAATGGACCCAACCTATTCGCTAGCGACTACTGGAGATAGTTCTTCTGCAAAGTTTATCAGACCTGTTGGAGCTTTTAGTTTGAATAGTCAGTGTCCCGCAGCAGCCTCGGCTTCGGGTACAAAGGCTAGCTTCAACACACTTTCTCAAGATCCTTTAACTGGATATATGGGACGTGATTTCAATTCTACTGTTACAAAATCTGATGTTTTCGAAAAAGTAGATGAGAGTAAGCATACGTCGACGGAAACGCTTGAGAATGAATCTCACTCTAACCCAGATGGATACATCTGGGATGATAAGGTTGATTTTGTGTAG
- the RPB9 gene encoding DNA-directed RNA polymerase II core subunit RPB9 (Syntenic homolog of Ashbya gossypii AFL088W; Syntenic homolog of Saccharomyces cerevisiae YGL070C (RPB9)) translates to MTTFRFCRDCNNMLYPREDKEEQRLLFECRTCTYAEEAGTPLVYRHELITNIGETAGVVQDIGSDPTLPRSDRECPKCHSHDNVFFQSQQRRKDTSMVLFFVCLGCSHIFTSDQKNKRTTFL, encoded by the coding sequence ATGACCACGTTCAGGTTTTGTCGTGACTGTAATAATATGTTGTATCCAAGGGAGGATAAGGAGGAACAGCGTTTATTGTTTGAGTGCAGGACTTGCACTTATGCAGAGGAGGCGGGTACACCACTTGTTTATCGTCATGAGCTAATAACTAATATTGGTGAAACTGCTGGTGTGGTTCAAGATATAGGAAGTGATCCGACCCTTCCGCGGTCTGATCGCGAGTGTCCTAAGTGTCATTCACATGATAATGTGTTTTTTCAATCACAacaaagaagaaaagatacTAGTATGGTTTTATTCTTTGTATGTTTGGGATGTTCTCATATTTTTACGTCTGATCAGAAAAATAAGAGAACAACGTTCTTGTGA
- the MNP1 gene encoding mitochondrial 54S ribosomal protein bL12m (Syntenic homolog of Ashbya gossypii AFL089C; Syntenic homolog of Saccharomyces cerevisiae YGL068W (MNP1)) has protein sequence MLRHVGRRSVFVAKNFKVVSPVVRCNSNATKAAVDPKISKIVEDISKLTLLETSSLINELKSQLNIADISFPVGGAAPAPQAVVEEVKEEVKEEKTLFNIKLEGFDTKSKPKIIKEVKNLLGLSLVEAKRFVEAAPKVLKDNVAKEEAEKIKTTLEGLGAKVSLE, from the coding sequence ATGTTGCGCCACGTCGGTAGAAGATCTGTATTCGTTGCTAAAAACTTCAAGGTAGTATCTCCTGTTGTTCGTTGTAATTCAAATGCTACGAAAGCTGCGGTTGATCCCAAGATCTCAAAAATCGTGGAAGATATTTCAAAGTTAACCTTATTGgaaacttcttctttgatTAACGAATTGAAATCTCAATTGAATATTGCTGATATTTCCTTCCCTGTAGGTGGTGCGGCTCCTGCTCCTCAGGCTGTAGTTGAGGaagttaaagaagaagttaaagaagaaaaaactctgtttaatattaaattaGAAGGATTTGACACAAAGTCCAAGCCTAAGATTATCAAAGAAGTCAAGAACCTTTTGGGTCTATCGTTAGTAGAAGCAAAGAGATTTGTCGAGGCTGCGCCAAAGGTATTGAAGGATAATGTTGCTAAGGAGGAAGCAGAAAAGATTAAGACAACGTTGGAAGGACTTGGAGCCAAGGTTTCGTTAGAATGA
- the TPK2 gene encoding cAMP-dependent protein kinase catalytic subunit TPK2 (Syntenic homolog of Ashbya gossypii AFL090W; Syntenic homolog of Saccharomyces cerevisiae YPL203W (TPK2)), with product MTELVERKSSPMVPQFNDTQSNSLLPQRSIVSKGKYSLKDFQIMRTLGTGSFGRVHLVRSVHNGRYYAIKVLKKHQVYRMKQIEHTNDERRMLKLVEHPFLIRMWGTFQDSKNLFMVMDYIEGGELFSLLRKSQRFPNPVAKFYAAEVTLALEYLHAHNIIYRDLKPENILLDRNGHIKITDFGFAKEVETVTWTLCGTPDYIAPEVITTKPYNKSVDWWSLGILIFEMLAGYTPFYDVTPIKTYEKILAGKVIYPPFFHPYAVDLLSKLITSDLTRRLGNLQSGPQDVKSHPWFSEVVWEKLLARDLETPYEPPITAGVGDSSLFDKYPEEQFEYGIQCPDPYEAYFTDF from the coding sequence ATGACAGAATTAGTTGAAAGGAAATCCTCCCCAATGGTGCCTCAATTTAATGATACACAATCAAACTCTTTACTGCCTCAAAGATCAATTGTATCAAAGGGAAAGTATAGTCTTAAAGATTTCCAAATAATGCGAACTTTAGGTACTGGTTCATTTGGTCGTGTTCATTTAGTAAGGTCAGTTCATAACGGACGGTACTATGCTATAAAAGTTTTAAAAAAGCACCAGGTTTATCGCATGAAACAAATTGAACATACCAATGACGAGCGTCGTATGCTTAAATTGGTAGAACATCCGTTTTTAATTAGGATGTGGGGAACTTTTCAGGATTCTAAGAATTTATTTATGGTAATGGATTATATTGAGGGGGGAGAACTTTTTTCACTACTAAGGAAGTCGCAAAGATTTCCAAACCCTGTAGCGAAATTCTATGCAGCTGAAGTAACTTTGGCACTGGAATATTTACATGCCCATAATATTATTTACAGGGATTTGAAGCCTGAAAATATTCTGTTAGACAGGAATGGGCATATAAAAATCACGGATTTTGGGTTTGCAAAGGAGGTAGAAACAGTAACATGGACACTTTGTGGAACTCCAGATTATATTGCACCTGAAGTGATTACCACCAAACCCTATAATAAATCGGTAGATTGGTGGTCTTTGGGTATATTAATTTTTGAAATGCTGGCTGGATACACGCCCTTCTACGATGTGACTCCTATAAAGACATATGAAAAGATTTTAGCTGGCAAGGTTATATACCCACCTTTCTTTCATCCTTATGCAGTTGATCTGTTGAGCAAGTTAATAACGAGCGATCTTACGCGAAGGCTAGGAAACCTTCAAAGTGGACCGCAGGATGTCAAGTCACATCCATGGTTCTCTGAAGTTGTATGGGAAAAGTTATTGGCTAGGGATCTTGAGACACCTTACGAACCCCCTATAACTGCAGGAGTAGGTGATTCTTCACTTTTTGATAAATACCCAGAAGAGCAGTTTGAGTATGGCATACAGTGCCCAGATCCATACGAAGCGTACTTTACCGACTTCTAG
- the HRR25 gene encoding serine/threonine protein kinase HRR25 (Syntenic homolog of Ashbya gossypii AFL091W; Syntenic homolog of Saccharomyces cerevisiae YPL204W (HRR25)), protein MDLRVGRKFRIGRKIGSGSFGDIYHGTNLISGEEVAIKLEPIRTKHPQLDYESRVYKYLSGGIGIPFIRWFGREGDYNAMVIDLLGPSLEDLFNYCHRKFSLKTVIMLALQMICRIQYIHGRSFIHRDIKPDNFLMGVGRRGSTVHVIDFGLSKKFRDFRTHNHIPYRENKNLTGTARYASVNTHLGIEQSRRDDLESLGYVLIYFCKGSLPWQGLRATTKRQKYDRIMEKKLCISVEQLSAGLPIEFVEYMRYCRNLRFDERPDYMYVARLFKDLSMKLEYHNDHLFDWTMLRYTKAMIDKQTQPVESQQQTQQQGQGQAQSAQEPANGEADADSKNASFMKVKKLAMMKFPSHFHYWKPTDTHHPNPEEIKHQTVQNTQIVSTIPDEVLSEIDKNMEALKQEAEQGKVRPGNSQTQQPNGAAVTLLERQQAQVQGQQEQQLQQQLQQQQQQQQRQHHQQPQQQQQQPPQAQAQAQAQAQAQQSQQAQQAQQPPPPQPQQPQPQQHLQHQAQHQHQHQLSQPPNQQVQSQLALQSQVQSPPAHHPTKPDGNVGGTGIWL, encoded by the coding sequence ATGGATTTAAGAGTTGGCAGAAAGTTCCGCATTGGTAGGAAGATCGGCTCAGGTTCGTTCGGTGATATTTACCATGGTACCAATTTGATCAGTGGTGAAGAAGTCGCCATTAAGTTAGAACCAATACGTACTAAGCATCCACAGTTGGATTATGAATCTAGGGTTTATAAATACCTAAGTGGTGGCATTGGTATTCCGTTTATTAGGTGGTTCGGACGTGAGGGCGATTATAATGCTATGGTCATAGACTTATTAGGTCCTTCTTTAGAAGACTTGTTTAATTACTGTCATAGAAAGTTTTCGTTGAAGACCGTAATAATGTTGGCACTGCAAATGATATGTCGTATTCAATATATACATGGGCGTTCTTTCATCCACAGGGATATTAAACCTGATAATTTTTTGATGGGTGTCGGGAGACGTGGATCTACAGTTCATGTCATTGATTTTGGTTTATCGAAGAAATTTAGAGACTTTAGAACACATAATCATATTCCATACCGCGAAAATAAGAATTTAACCGGTACAGCTCGGTATGCGAGCGTTAATACTCATTTAGGTATTGAACAGAGTAGAAGAGATGATTTGGAAAGTTTGGGCTATGTGTTAATTTACTTCTGCAAGGGTTCCCTACCATGGCAGGGGCTAAGAGCCACCACTAAGAGGCAAAAATATGATCGTATAATGGAAAAGAAACTATGCATTAGTGTGGAGCAATTGTCTGCGGGTTTACCAATTGAATTTGTCGAATATATGCGCTACTGTAGGAACTTGAGGTTTGATGAGAGACCAGACTACATGTACGTGGCGCGTCTATTTAAGGACTTGTCTATGAAACTTGAATATCACAACGATCATTTGTTTGATTGGACAATGCTACGTTATACGAAGGCTATGATTGACAAACAAACGCAACCCGTTGAGAGTCAACAGCAGACACAACAACAGGGACAGGGACAAGCACAATCCGCACAAGAGCCTGCTAACGGTGAAGCTGATGCGGATTCCAAGAATGCATCTTTCATgaaagtgaagaaattggCGATGATGAAATTCCCAAGTCATTTTCATTACTGGAAGCCAACCGACACACACCATCCGAACCCAGAAGAGATCAAACACCAAACTGTTCAGAATACACAAATTGTGTCTACGATACCAGATGAAGTATTAAGTGAAATTGATAAGAATATGGAAGCATTAAAGCAAGAAGCTGAACAAGGTAAGGTTAGACCAGGGAACTCGCAAACACAGCAACCAAATGGTGCCGCCGTGACATTGCTAGAACGACAACAAGCGCAAGTTCAAGGCCAGCAAGAACAGCAGTTGCAACAACAACtgcaacaacaacaacaacagcaacaacgGCAACATCATCAGCAACcacaacaacaacaacagcaaccTCCACAAGCACAAGCACAAGCACAAGCACAAGCACAAGCACAACAATCTCAACAAGCACAACAAGCACAACAACCTCCTCCACCACAACCTCAACAACCTCAACCCCAACAGCATCTACAGCATCAAGCCCAACATCAGCACCAGCACCAACTATCGCAACCGCCAAATCAACAAGTACAGTCTCAACTGGCCTTACAAAGCCAGGTACAATCGCCTCCAGCCCATCACCCAACAAAACCCGACGGTAATGTAGGTGGTACGGGAATATGGTTATGA